Proteins encoded by one window of Blautia argi:
- a CDS encoding substrate-binding domain-containing protein translates to MEAKSDVTAIFCANDNTAIGAIKAIREKGYRIPEDISIIGVDDIETAQYLSPMLTTVHIPMEEMGQLASKILIDRINGGHRIPLKVMLPFHIAKRDTCAKPARNGKTFLNAPVG, encoded by the coding sequence ATGGAAGCAAAATCTGATGTCACTGCCATTTTCTGTGCCAACGACAATACTGCTATTGGAGCCATTAAGGCGATTCGTGAAAAAGGTTATCGGATTCCGGAGGATATTTCCATTATCGGCGTAGATGACATTGAAACCGCCCAATATCTATCTCCCATGCTGACCACTGTACATATCCCCATGGAAGAAATGGGGCAGCTTGCTTCCAAAATTCTCATTGACCGGATTAACGGAGGTCATCGGATTCCCCTTAAGGTCATGCTTCCCTTCCACATTGCCAAAAGGGATACCTGTGCAAAGCCGGCGCGGAACGGAAAAACCTTTCTGAATGCACCCGTCGGATAA
- a CDS encoding LacI family DNA-binding transcriptional regulator: protein MTLKEIAQKANVSISTVSRVINQKNTKAASPEVQERIWEIVRESGYTPNTSARALKMGAKAPTAIMALPKTISCIYARGEAAVSDLFFSHIAKAIEQEAFKSNFFIKHSFTALDIANTEVAARIANSPADGAVILGRYDKQILKFFTEHYKHIVYAGLNPMGTKYDQVVCDGREITFSAISYLHELGHTKIGYIGEQNNEIRYTAFKEALKSLNLPFLQKNTANVKLSHEGGLSGRLSFNGSKI, encoded by the coding sequence ATGACTCTAAAAGAAATTGCACAAAAAGCAAATGTATCTATTTCTACGGTTTCCCGTGTAATTAACCAAAAAAACACAAAAGCAGCAAGCCCGGAGGTGCAGGAGCGCATCTGGGAAATTGTCCGGGAAAGCGGTTATACCCCGAATACTTCTGCACGGGCATTAAAAATGGGAGCAAAAGCGCCGACTGCCATCATGGCTTTGCCGAAAACGATTTCCTGTATTTACGCAAGAGGAGAAGCCGCTGTTTCTGACCTTTTCTTCTCCCACATTGCAAAAGCCATTGAACAGGAGGCTTTCAAAAGTAATTTTTTCATCAAACATTCTTTTACGGCTCTTGATATTGCCAACACAGAGGTAGCTGCCCGTATCGCAAACTCTCCTGCAGACGGAGCCGTCATTCTGGGGCGTTATGACAAGCAGATATTAAAATTTTTCACAGAACATTACAAGCACATTGTGTACGCAGGCTTAAATCCCATGGGAACCAAATATGACCAGGTGGTCTGCGACGGAAGAGAAATTACCTTCAGCGCAATTTCCTACCTTCATGAGCTGGGACACACCAAAATCGGCTATATCGGAGAGCAGAACAACGAAATCCGCTATACTGCCTTTAAGGAAGCTCTGAAGTCCTTAAACCTTCCCTTTTTGCAGAAAAATACAGCAAACGTAAAACTTTCCCACGAAGGGGGGCTATCAGGGCGCCTATCATTTAATGGAAGCAAAATCTGA
- a CDS encoding sodium-dependent transporter, which translates to MSQQTESKKNTDTAKWSGSLGFIMAAAGSAVGMGNLWRFPMLVGENGGGAFVLVYLICIFLVGIPMIIAEITIGRAGGKDAFGSYKALNKKWGGVGILAVITSFIGLSYYAVLGGWVIRYIFASVTGASDKGSEFFQTFTTNAGSQIVYYLIFMVITILIVVRGIQKGIESSCKIMMPLLVLCMLVIVVRSCTLPGAEKGIEFFLKPDFSKLTPGAFLAALGQVFFSLSLGTGATITYGAYLGKDQKIVKSAGSIAFFDTLVAMIAGFAILPAVFAFGFDPESGPSLMFQTLPTVFGEMPGGKIFGVIFFVLVLFAAVSTSIAYLEVVVSFAVNTFHVTRTKAAVISAGLITCLGIPCALSFGMWSDIKVAGKSFFDLADYLVSNVSLPIGGILACIFIGWVWKSKNAVREITNEGKAEFKLAGVWSVLVKFVLPVLIAAVFVTSL; encoded by the coding sequence ATGAGTCAACAAACAGAAAGCAAGAAAAACACGGACACAGCCAAATGGTCTGGCAGTCTGGGATTTATTATGGCAGCAGCCGGTTCTGCTGTGGGTATGGGGAATCTCTGGAGATTTCCTATGCTGGTAGGAGAAAACGGGGGCGGTGCTTTTGTTCTGGTGTACCTGATTTGTATTTTCCTGGTGGGAATTCCCATGATTATAGCAGAGATTACTATAGGCCGCGCCGGAGGAAAAGATGCATTCGGAAGCTATAAGGCGCTGAATAAAAAGTGGGGCGGTGTGGGAATTCTGGCTGTGATTACCAGTTTTATCGGTTTATCTTATTATGCAGTTTTAGGCGGTTGGGTTATTCGTTATATTTTTGCCTCTGTGACAGGTGCGTCAGATAAGGGAAGCGAATTTTTTCAGACCTTTACAACCAACGCAGGAAGCCAGATTGTATATTATCTGATTTTTATGGTGATTACCATCTTGATTGTAGTAAGAGGTATTCAGAAGGGAATCGAAAGTTCATGCAAAATTATGATGCCGCTTTTAGTGCTTTGTATGCTGGTAATTGTGGTGCGTTCCTGTACACTTCCGGGAGCGGAAAAGGGTATTGAATTTTTCCTGAAGCCTGATTTTTCCAAGTTGACACCAGGGGCATTTCTGGCGGCTTTGGGACAGGTGTTCTTTTCTCTTTCCCTTGGAACAGGGGCAACGATTACCTATGGCGCTTATCTTGGAAAAGACCAGAAAATTGTAAAAAGTGCGGGAAGCATTGCATTCTTTGATACACTGGTTGCCATGATTGCGGGCTTCGCTATTTTACCGGCAGTATTTGCGTTTGGCTTTGACCCGGAGAGCGGTCCGAGTCTGATGTTCCAGACACTTCCCACTGTATTTGGAGAAATGCCGGGAGGTAAAATATTCGGCGTGATTTTCTTTGTGCTGGTATTATTTGCAGCTGTTTCTACCAGTATTGCCTATCTGGAGGTTGTGGTATCCTTTGCAGTCAATACCTTCCATGTGACAAGGACAAAGGCGGCTGTGATTTCAGCAGGATTGATTACCTGCCTTGGAATTCCATGTGCTTTGAGCTTTGGCATGTGGAGTGATATTAAGGTTGCCGGAAAGAGTTTCTTTGATTTGGCGGATTATCTGGTGTCCAATGTGTCCCTGCCTATTGGCGGAATCCTTGCCTGCATCTTTATTGGTTGGGTATGGAAATCTAAAAATGCAGTGCGGGAAATTACTAATGAAGGAAAGGCAGAATTTAAACTGGCAGGCGTGTGGTCTGTGCTGGTTAAATTTGTTCTGCCGGTGCTGATTGCCGCAGTTTTTGTGACTTCTTTATAG
- a CDS encoding biotin--[acetyl-CoA-carboxylase] ligase, whose amino-acid sequence MSTKSKLLELLEKQKGSYLSGEELAQQLDISRTAVWKAMKSLRQEGYQIQAVTNKGYALCQENDILSGEAVRCFLENPEVEIQVFQEISSTSQVMKQKALESRLPHGSFVAANSQIEGRGRKGRSFYSPKGSGLYLSVLLYPGKTVQESLEMTAAAAVAVCKAVRESCGVSLDIKWVNDLYLQGKKVCGILTEAVTDFETGDIEFAVVGIGLNLYEPEEGFPGELRQKAGTILQKGQQVDRNRLAACIVNCLLKEVEKKGIPGEYIAWNIIPGRKIKLHSDFKSRIVLAERISEDGRLVIRNEQGQEEILSATDVSLELW is encoded by the coding sequence ATGTCAACAAAATCAAAGCTTCTGGAGCTTCTGGAAAAACAAAAGGGCAGTTATCTGTCAGGGGAAGAGCTGGCACAGCAGCTTGACATATCCAGGACAGCAGTGTGGAAGGCCATGAAAAGCCTCAGGCAGGAGGGGTATCAGATTCAGGCTGTGACAAATAAGGGGTATGCTCTTTGTCAGGAAAATGATATTTTGTCTGGGGAAGCTGTCCGGTGTTTTCTGGAAAATCCGGAGGTGGAGATACAGGTTTTTCAGGAGATTTCGTCCACCAGTCAGGTGATGAAACAGAAAGCCCTGGAGAGCCGGCTGCCCCATGGTTCCTTTGTGGCTGCAAACAGCCAGATAGAGGGCAGAGGGAGAAAGGGGCGCAGCTTTTATTCGCCCAAAGGAAGTGGCTTGTATCTCAGTGTTCTGTTGTATCCGGGAAAAACAGTTCAGGAGAGTCTGGAAATGACAGCGGCAGCAGCTGTTGCTGTGTGCAAAGCTGTAAGGGAATCCTGTGGTGTTTCATTGGACATTAAATGGGTGAATGATCTGTATTTGCAGGGTAAAAAAGTGTGTGGAATTCTCACAGAGGCAGTTACAGATTTTGAAACAGGGGATATTGAATTTGCAGTGGTGGGAATCGGACTGAATCTCTATGAACCGGAAGAGGGCTTTCCCGGGGAACTGCGACAAAAGGCAGGAACTATTCTGCAAAAGGGTCAGCAGGTGGATAGAAACCGTCTGGCTGCCTGTATTGTCAACTGTCTTTTGAAAGAAGTGGAGAAAAAAGGAATTCCCGGAGAATATATAGCGTGGAATATAATTCCGGGGAGAAAAATAAAACTTCACTCTGATTTTAAGAGCCGGATAGTGCTGGCAGAGAGAATTTCAGAGGACGGCAGACTGGTTATCCGAAATGAGCAGGGACAGGAAGAAATCCTGTCAGCAACCGATGTATCTCTGGAACTATGGTAA
- the nagA gene encoding N-acetylglucosamine-6-phosphate deacetylase codes for MKTWITGGYVYRYEKRRLERKNLCMENGVITKICSPSEAITDGEVYDVKGKAVVPGFIDIHTHGGCGFDVNAASKEDLEKIGHFFATQGTTTWLCSILTDTKEQTEKVIGEVLKHKADHENCADLLGIHLEGPFLSVEFKGAMPESLLRGADLDLLKEYQEKAEGNVRYITVSPEVEGIPEAIPAIRDMGITVAIGHSGADYETSRKCIENGAMACTHTCNAMKLFHQHFPAIMGAVLEADDVYCEAICDGRHLHPGSVRMILKAKGYDRVVAVTDSIMAAGLPDGAYKLGVNDVIVEEGDAKLPNGVRAGSTLTTGTALKRLVEFTGKSMEDVLPLLTMNPARLIRAEEHIGSLEEGKDADILILDDAYNITDTFVKGKKIKKQEETPCH; via the coding sequence ATGAAGACCTGGATTACAGGCGGATATGTATATCGCTATGAAAAGCGTCGTCTGGAGAGAAAAAATCTCTGTATGGAAAACGGTGTGATTACGAAAATTTGCAGTCCGTCCGAAGCAATCACAGACGGAGAGGTTTACGATGTAAAGGGAAAGGCAGTAGTTCCCGGTTTCATTGATATCCATACTCATGGCGGCTGCGGCTTTGATGTAAATGCTGCCTCAAAAGAGGATTTAGAGAAAATTGGACACTTTTTCGCCACACAGGGAACTACAACCTGGCTTTGCTCTATTCTTACAGATACGAAAGAACAGACAGAAAAAGTCATTGGCGAGGTGCTAAAGCATAAAGCAGACCATGAGAACTGTGCAGATTTACTGGGAATTCATCTGGAAGGTCCGTTTTTGTCTGTGGAGTTTAAAGGTGCAATGCCGGAATCTCTTTTAAGAGGTGCTGACCTGGACTTGTTAAAGGAATATCAGGAAAAGGCAGAGGGAAATGTACGTTACATTACAGTTTCACCGGAGGTAGAGGGGATTCCGGAGGCAATTCCAGCTATCAGGGATATGGGAATCACGGTTGCCATTGGACATTCAGGGGCAGATTACGAAACCTCCAGAAAATGTATTGAAAACGGAGCTATGGCATGTACCCATACCTGCAATGCCATGAAATTATTCCACCAGCATTTTCCGGCTATTATGGGAGCCGTTCTGGAAGCAGACGATGTGTACTGTGAAGCTATCTGCGACGGACGGCATCTGCACCCGGGCAGTGTGCGTATGATTCTGAAGGCAAAGGGATATGACCGGGTAGTGGCTGTAACGGATTCCATTATGGCGGCAGGTCTTCCCGATGGCGCTTACAAACTGGGGGTAAACGATGTTATTGTGGAAGAGGGAGATGCCAAACTTCCCAACGGCGTTCGTGCAGGAAGTACACTGACAACAGGAACCGCTTTGAAGCGTCTGGTAGAGTTTACAGGAAAATCCATGGAGGACGTACTTCCTCTGCTTACCATGAATCCTGCAAGACTGATTCGTGCAGAGGAGCATATCGGAAGCCTGGAAGAGGGAAAGGACGCTGATATTCTCATTTTAGACGATGCTTATAATATTACAGATACCTTTGTAAAAGGGAAGAAAATTAAAAAACAGGAGGAAACACCATGCCATTAA
- a CDS encoding sugar phosphate isomerase family, which translates to MKHAYYGYTKEELLNNNPKLPVLVMEDNEAVFRSMAEEMAEEIKAHNEKGEKTVFICPVGPVGQYPFFVEKVNKERISLKNVWFINMDEYLDDEKKWVPETHPLSFRGFMNRVVYEKIDEELVMPKEQRIFPDPENLDYIPNLIEELGGVDICFGGIGINGHVAFNEADPSLSNEEFLAQKTRVLEITKETRTANAIGDFNGALEDMPHYCVTIGIYEIAHARKIRLGCFRNWHRAVVRRTAYGEATSDFPVSLLTDHADINLKITEFVAALEG; encoded by the coding sequence ATGAAACATGCATATTACGGTTATACCAAAGAGGAACTTTTAAACAACAATCCAAAACTTCCTGTGTTGGTTATGGAAGACAACGAAGCGGTTTTCCGTTCCATGGCAGAGGAAATGGCAGAGGAAATTAAGGCGCACAATGAAAAGGGCGAAAAAACGGTTTTCATTTGCCCGGTAGGTCCTGTTGGACAGTATCCTTTCTTTGTGGAAAAGGTAAACAAGGAGAGAATCAGCCTGAAAAATGTGTGGTTTATCAATATGGATGAGTATTTGGACGATGAAAAAAAATGGGTTCCTGAAACACACCCCCTCAGCTTCCGTGGTTTTATGAACCGGGTTGTATACGAAAAAATCGACGAAGAACTGGTAATGCCAAAGGAACAGCGCATTTTCCCGGATCCGGAAAATCTGGACTACATACCAAATTTAATTGAAGAGCTGGGCGGCGTGGATATTTGCTTTGGTGGAATCGGCATCAACGGACATGTGGCATTTAACGAAGCAGATCCTTCCCTGAGCAACGAAGAATTTCTGGCGCAGAAAACCAGAGTTCTGGAGATTACAAAGGAAACCAGAACAGCCAACGCAATCGGAGATTTTAACGGGGCTTTAGAGGATATGCCTCATTATTGCGTAACCATTGGTATTTATGAAATTGCCCATGCAAGAAAAATCAGACTGGGCTGCTTCAGAAACTGGCACAGAGCTGTGGTACGCCGTACCGCATATGGAGAAGCAACTTCTGATTTCCCGGTATCTCTTCTTACCGATCATGCAGACATTAACCTGAAAATCACAGAATTTGTAGCTGCATTGGAGGGATAA
- the thyA gene encoding thymidylate synthase: MSLADNLFISMCRDILENGTDTKGEKVRPKWEDTGESAYTIKRFGVVNRYDLRKEFPALTLRKTALKTCMDEILWIYQRKSNNIHDLNAHIWDAWADEDGSIGTCYGDVVGKKFLYKGEETDQMDYVLKQLKENPYSRRIMTNLYQFEYLHSGALDPCCYSMTYNVTKERNSERLVLNGVLNQRSQDVLAANNWNVCQYAILLMMVAQVNDMIPGELVHVIADAHIYDRHVEAVKELISREAYPAPKVSLNPEVKDFYAFTTADLIVEDYQAGPQIKNIPIAV, translated from the coding sequence ATGAGTTTAGCAGATAATTTATTTATTTCTATGTGCCGTGATATTCTGGAGAATGGAACAGATACAAAGGGGGAGAAGGTGCGCCCTAAATGGGAGGATACCGGAGAGAGCGCTTATACCATTAAGCGCTTCGGCGTGGTAAACCGTTATGATTTACGGAAGGAATTTCCGGCGCTGACTCTTAGAAAAACGGCATTGAAAACTTGTATGGACGAGATTTTATGGATATATCAGAGGAAATCCAACAACATTCATGATTTAAATGCACACATCTGGGACGCATGGGCAGATGAGGACGGTTCCATCGGAACCTGTTACGGAGATGTGGTGGGAAAGAAGTTTCTTTACAAGGGAGAAGAAACCGACCAGATGGATTATGTGTTAAAGCAATTAAAGGAAAATCCCTATAGCAGAAGAATTATGACAAATCTGTATCAATTTGAATATCTTCACAGCGGAGCTTTGGATCCCTGCTGCTACAGCATGACCTATAATGTGACAAAGGAGAGAAACAGCGAAAGGCTGGTGTTGAACGGAGTCTTGAATCAGCGCTCCCAGGACGTGCTGGCAGCAAATAACTGGAATGTGTGCCAGTATGCCATTCTTCTCATGATGGTAGCGCAGGTTAATGATATGATTCCCGGAGAACTGGTACATGTGATTGCAGATGCACATATTTATGACCGTCATGTGGAGGCAGTAAAGGAGTTGATTTCCAGAGAAGCTTATCCTGCACCAAAGGTTTCCCTGAATCCGGAAGTGAAGGATTTCTATGCATTTACCACAGCGGATTTGATTGTAGAGGATTATCAGGCAGGTCCGCAGATTAAGAATATACCTATTGCAGTTTAA
- a CDS encoding VanZ family protein, which produces MKKFIIYLLKPFSFLPAIAMMYLIFSFSAQTGTESGNLSHEISYHLVSVADRVLDKGLSEEEKNAYADKIEFPVRKLAHMTEYFILAICMSFPLYVYGVRGFWLFLLAGLLCVGFACTDEFHQSFVAGRGPSKRDVAIDSTGALFGIILVQIFCHSFTPSRRRR; this is translated from the coding sequence ATGAAAAAATTCATCATCTACTTACTAAAACCTTTTTCCTTCCTGCCTGCAATTGCCATGATGTATCTCATTTTCAGCTTTTCTGCTCAGACAGGAACCGAATCCGGCAATTTAAGCCATGAAATCAGCTATCACCTTGTTTCTGTTGCTGACCGCGTTCTGGATAAAGGTCTGTCTGAAGAAGAGAAAAATGCCTATGCCGATAAAATCGAATTTCCGGTACGCAAACTGGCACATATGACAGAATACTTCATTCTTGCCATTTGCATGTCTTTTCCCCTCTATGTATATGGCGTCCGGGGCTTCTGGCTGTTTCTTCTGGCAGGTCTTCTCTGTGTGGGATTTGCCTGTACAGATGAATTTCATCAATCTTTCGTAGCAGGAAGAGGGCCTTCCAAACGTGATGTAGCCATAGACAGCACAGGCGCTTTATTCGGCATTATTCTGGTACAGATTTTCTGCCACAGTTTTACACCTTCCAGACGAAGAAGATAA